In Planococcus citri chromosome 4, ihPlaCitr1.1, whole genome shotgun sequence, the genomic window ATATTACTTATCTAAAAATGAGCGCATTAAATAAATCAGCTTCCAGTTGAATGTTACTTTTTAGAACGATgagaaaatgaatgattttatAGATGTAGGTGTATCTAGTGGATCCTTATGGATAATATTTGTTGATTAAAAGACTATCTGTCTCTTTCACAagcatattattatttttaattacattttacaTTGATTAAAATGTATTGATTTTCAGTTTCCATTGAGCAAATGAGTACCAGCTAATTGAATTTTGTATCGGACTTGGGTATAAGTTAACTTAAAGGAGGTAATGATgattgaaatatgtatgtatattcaTACTTATTATGTTTTCCAATCATCGGAAATTAATGTTCTCTGATCAGACTTTCAATTAGAACGATTTTCGAGTAAAGTTACTTTTCGtcaaaaatacctaattctGAATTTCcaatctaaaaattattcaatcgaATTCAACAAGACACGAGTCGTGTATTGAAATGATACATGAGtctttcacaaaaaaacattaatacTTCTCTCCCCCCTTCGAAATCGCCCATATCTCTCCAGTATTCAGTTTTATTACCTACTAAAATCAATTCCCTATAATCATGAAGACATGAATCGACAAGGACAAAGAATCCGACTGCACCTAACAAGGAATCATCTCGGGGTCTCCGCTTCAGATTCTACTTGAAGCTCTTAAAGCCCTACTGTTctaatcagtgttgccaccgGGAGGATACTTTTTTCCTATAGTAGACACTCCGTAGCTGAGGTGTAGGATGCATCGCCAACCCATTTAGCACATTtgtgtacagggtgcccagaaatatcgagcacccccaagaaagtttttcattaaaaacataggttggcaacgtgaaattatagatgcatatgattggtggaatgttatctctccagtccaacaaccaatcatgtgctatcattattatcattcactgtgaccaaccaaagtattttagtagaaaacttatTTAGGGGTgttcgatatttctgggcaccctgtatttctaggaaattttaaaaatacctcgAGCCATATGGCTTACTCATGCACTATAGGGtgataagtataggtaagttgaaattctaatcaaaaaacgcacttttggTGTCTGGCTCTGAATCAGCCTAATGTGGACGAATCCTTTGAACAGGTCGAGGATAATAGGATACAGCCATAACTTGATTTTTAACTGCTCGAATTACCTAACTCCACTCCTTcatctggtaatttttcaaaatcccaagcAATCAAAAATCTCGCTGTAGGTTCTAGAATAActtgaatcggtgggtgcagaaagggaacaagtccattttcgcacttttcaggaataacaaaaaactgatttatttgaaaaccaaaaaaatttttggtaaacatgcttaaggtcattgaaagaggaccccaagacacattttttagcactgtttagaaaaaaaaatattcacgtgcgccggcgctgttgctgcctaaacaaatgggacttagaccctttctgcacccaatcgacaaaattttttttgaaattgctcgggcacgaatggggcttgattctacatctaagtacatcatttagactgctatctcgtttaaattgaccaaaaaccccttgagttctaagaatttttgccgaagttgttaattttttcgtcatttttcagttcagagattaacttaaatttcaaaaaatggtcttctcaaaaatgttacttatgtttcaagaaatttaaaaaattttacaaaaaagtcataaatgcggatccgccctttttctgcgcacaaataccactttcccggcagttttgcggaaatctgacatcaccagtcgatccgctgtactttgaaacccctatatccgtggaaaaaaaaatttccaaaaatgtgacttgttccctttctgcacccaccgattcacttgaaattgcaaaaatttgaatttagggGGTTGATTTTGGACGAGACGGTTACTATtgcgaatttctaaaatttccctACAAACAGAGaagctttgattttttgaatgttctGGTCATTAATACGCACTTGAAGTGTGCGTTAGGAAATCTacccaaatgtggataaacctTTTAAACTGATCGTTGATACACTACAACTCCATTTTTTgatgctcaaaaattgatttacacACCTactggagaatttttgaaataggtactgcAGAAATATAAAATCGTACTGAAGGCCTCATAATGAACAGAAATGTTGAAGTTTGGTTCAAAGGAGTTGACATAATTTTCTGGGACTGATTTCTATAATTTATACtgaatgcatatttttttctttaaaaagaagcatgattcgccaaaaatttaaaaatcagtaaGTAGGCAATAATCAAGTTCAGCTCTAatcattttgagtaatttaaattctcgtattttttcagataggtacatactataCAAGAGTtattcgaaaactttttctgaAGAGGTGTGAGATGAATAATTCGGTATAAAAAAACTCGAAAccaattctttaatttaattccttaggtaagtaatttacaattttacagttttgattAGAACTACCTCAATTtacaaggtaggtacctactctaatTTCTTTGCTAAAACTGACTTACAAAAGAATTCACATGGCACGGACGTACTCAATCGTTGcataaaaatttgacataattcgGTAAGTAACTGAACATTAGGTATTACCATACTCTTCCATTCGGTAGTATTCGACACCTGGGCAGAGTTTTCAACGATAAACTGAGTAACTGTTGATTTCAAATCCTTCATGTGATGCTTATCCGCAAATATCAACACATTTACTGCATTTTTAACAGATAATGTTTCAACCATCGATCTCAAACTAATTGTTTTCAACTCTTTTAGCTTATATGCATCTGCTGCTGCATAAAGTCGCTCGGCTAGTTTatctgaaatttgacattttcccgtGTAAATGTATCGCAACAATTCATCCATAACTTCTGCATCTATGTCGGTAACATCGATTcgaatttttcgatgttttttatCACCGTGTTCATTGTTTTGAAACATGGTTGGGAAAACTTCACTACGTGCTGCCAAAACAGCTTTATGAGCCGAATAATTTTTGCCTTTTGCTAGTAGAATGACATCTGCATAATCTTGATTTCCTAGTAAAGAGATAAAATTATCTAATGGAACACATTTCGTGGTGTTGGGTTCTGGTGAGATCATGTTTTGTTGAT contains:
- the LOC135843879 gene encoding speckle-type POZ protein-like isoform X2, whose protein sequence is MYVFVLGVVNFPKDEHRSNATPVTLSKQNNRTQWNAYSEFQTIRYNLSVDRNVFEGHGRRPESYTIRENMTPATENETICKWIVEFVWEKTEYDHVWSYLYFQLDDDGKAGRAMANLKAALLDDCGREVHSKEDFRVLDAGGEKIRWWHFIDFDKLNGNPFVQKNPFIISIEISYYYSRCSNLTYQQNMISPEPNTTKCVPLDNFISLLGNQDYADVILLAKGKNYSAHKAVLAARSEVFPTMFQNNEHGDKKHRKIRIDVTDIDAEVMDELLRYIYTGKCQISDKLAERLYAAADAYKLKELKTISLRSMVETLSVKNAVNVLIFADKHHMKDLKSTVTQFIVENSAQVSNTTEWKSMVIPNVQLLTELCQIFMQRLSTSVPCEFFCKSVLAKKLE
- the LOC135843879 gene encoding speckle-type POZ protein-like isoform X1; the encoded protein is MILSIKKSVILFTSIFLIFIQHRSNATPVTLSKQNNRTQWNAYSEFQTIRYNLSVDRNVFEGHGRRPESYTIRENMTPATENETICKWIVEFVWEKTEYDHVWSYLYFQLDDDGKAGRAMANLKAALLDDCGREVHSKEDFRVLDAGGEKIRWWHFIDFDKLNGNPFVQKNPFIISIEISYYYSRCSNLTYQQNMISPEPNTTKCVPLDNFISLLGNQDYADVILLAKGKNYSAHKAVLAARSEVFPTMFQNNEHGDKKHRKIRIDVTDIDAEVMDELLRYIYTGKCQISDKLAERLYAAADAYKLKELKTISLRSMVETLSVKNAVNVLIFADKHHMKDLKSTVTQFIVENSAQVSNTTEWKSMVIPNVQLLTELCQIFMQRLSTSVPCEFFCKSVLAKKLE